AGatagttctattcattttcaataaattggAAGCACAGCCATTAAGGTTATGCCTCagtaaattagaaaacaaaaactatagaAAACAAATGATCCCAATAATGAGCTGCCTCAAGGATCCTTTGATTTCTTTGCTCCTCAAACTGTAGATAAAAGGATTTAGCATTTGAGGGACCACACTGTACATCATGGATGTTATTACATTgctaatggaagagttagaaacTGAAGCATTCATGTACACACCTAAGCCAGTGCCATAGAATAAAGATACTACTGAAAGATGAGACCCACAGGTGGAAAATGCTTTATGCCTTCCACCAACTGATGGGATCTTCAGAATAGAGGACACGATTtgaatataagagaaaataatccCAGAGAGTGGGATAACTGAAAATACAATGGTCGcagtataaataaaaagaatattgatAAATGTGTCAGAGCAGGAAAGCTTTGTGATTTGACCAAGCTCGCAAAAGAAGTTGGGGACATTCTGTTCTGTGCAGAAGGACAGTGGCAATACCAGAAGTGTATGGAGTAGTGCATTTATAGTGCTGATGAGCAGGGAAAGTAATACTAGGCAAATGCATAGGAAAGGGTTCATAATGATTGTATATCGTAGAGGTTGGcaaatggccacatagcggtcataagcCATCACAGTGAGGAGACAGCtttctaaaacacaaaatgtCAAGATAAAACATACCTGAGAAAGGCAGCCTATATAAGTGATGCTCTGGTCGTGTACTTGGATGTTCAACAGCAACTTTGGGACTGTCGTTGTGCTTGTGCAGATATCAGTGAAAGATAGATTGCAAAGAAAGAAGTACATGGGCGTGTGAAGGCGGGAGTCTTTGCTTACAGCCAGTATAATGAGTAGGTTTCCAATGATGGTGATAAGGTACATGGACAAGAACAAGTTGAAAAAAAGAGGTTGCAGTTCAGGGACATATATTAGTCCTATGAGAAAGAATTCTGAAATACCTGTTTGGTTTGCAGGTTCCATGTATATGCTTTAATATTGACAAAAATGtgcaatgaaaatatattatttttctggtAAATAGCAATATCATATTAGTATAGGACagatataaacataatttaatattttgactTACTTTTAATGATTTCAAAGATCATGAGATATaatgcatatttaaataaatgctcTCACTGAAGCTTGGAAAGTAAGACTTACAGGTAAAATGGACTTCCTGTCCTTGCATAGGATTCAGGTTTGTTTCTCCATATTGTTGTCTGgaagctcacaacttcctgtgacAAGCGCTAGAATTTATGATTTCTTCTGTCTTCAAAAAAGTATTATCTCACATGTGGTATTTGAAAACTGACAGACACAtgctaagaaatgaaaattaagaatatatatattctttgagtATTTTTCCTCTAAAGCTTGAAAAAcagtgcatataaaataaaaaactttctTAGTTATAAGTGAACTACAAAATAATTCAGGTTTTTCTCTAtaacctgcctctacttctcctGTTCATTTGTGTTCTAATATCTATTCAATCTATAGAATACAAAGGTACTTGCAAATATCCTGACAAGTGATGAGACTTCATTGAGTAATAatgctcagtttttttttctttaaaggtatcCACACGTTAAAGCAAAATGGCAGACTGCAATGAATGTATGAAACTTAAAATTAATAGCAGTATCCAGATAATTTGGCTTGAATCAGAATCTTCTCTTGTTATTCTCCTCAATTATGAGTGAACTTGTTCATGCATTTGATGTACTTATGAGGTGATGGCATAGAATCAATCGCTGATCTCTGCTCGTTTCTGTTCGACTTCAATCTATGAGCACTCTGCATCTATGTCTCCAAAAATGTATAATTATCACTCATCAATTGTCACGGACATAacataatatttttcctttttagtatttaatttcaaatgtagCCTTAAGCTTTCTTTCACTCTATGTGCTCTAAAATCCACTTATTAATGTactttaaagaaatgcagaacatCATTTCAGGTAAATTTGAGTTAAAATTCGTGAATTCTGCCCATAATCTTCCACCTCGTAAGTGTTGTCACTGAAAAATAAAGGAATctactttagaaatcaattttaCAGGAAGTATAGAGAGCATGTTGGTGACTCTCATTATCTTAAAAATATTGATGTTTTAACAAAATACAGAACATATCATTAGGTATAATATTATaattgaaaaatatcaaaataatataaattataaaaaaccGAGTTCTTGTTAAACAATTTGTAGTTTCTTGACAGGGACTTACAGATAAGATAGCCTTAGAAAATTAGaagtaagaaagaaggagagTATGCAGGAAGAGCAATGATTTTCTTCTCATATTAAATAGGAAAATAGCtacaatagaaataattatttagtATTATAGTGCATGTTACATAGTGTGTTAACGAGATACATCAGGAATTTATTTCAGACTGTggtataacatttttaaatattcagaaacTGCAAGTAAGTGAGAAACCTGGCTTTGCTCCTCTCACTAGAAGCCAGTTTGAAATGATGCTCAGTTCACAGCTTAAACTTCTTAATACATCTAATCAAGTTATATATCTTAATTTATGGCTTTTAAAGAATTTATACTGGAATTAAGTTTCAGAGTGACTTCCTGGAAATTTTtcaatgataaaaaataaaaagaacaaaattgtcaacactgtattaaatatttaagatcTATAATCATGATACTGCCTACaactctgtgtgtacatgtttgtatatgtgagcatgtatgcatgtgtatgcatatgtgtgtgtaaatattcaTTTAGTCTAGGCATATTTTAGCATGTTCAGTGATAACCTGATTTGAAAAATACCTAATTAGTTCCATAAGAAAAAACATTTTGAGTGTTAACCTAAGAGGTATATTGTGACAAAGTatacaacgacaacaacaacaacaacaacaacaacaacaacaacataataataataataataataataataataataataaaaacttttggCATTTTTTAATGCAAAAGTTAGTGTATTCTTTACTGCGAATTATgactatgtaataaaataaataaataatgcaaggCTGTCTATGTAAGAATAAACAGTGAAACATATACCTTTACCAATTAGTGATTTACTAATATTTTCCAAATGCAATTAATAAGATTTGAAGTTCCATCTCTCACATGACACATGTATTTCTTATTTCTGGGGAGAATAACTATACTGTCATATGTGTATCATTTCATAACAATATTGTATTTTATGGTATTAACATAAATCATAGTTCTCCATTGTCTTGAAGTTGAAGCATTTACTCTTATAAAATCATAGTATGTATCATAATTATACTTGAATTCATAATtgatgttttcaaaattaatacTAATAGGTGCAAtcctattttataaattttaattaataccACATTCAAGTATTTGACAAAACCACATGGGTTACTTTACTTAAATGATGAGAAATATGCTTCCgtcatttatttatgaatacaCATTTAATAATGATCAATGAACAAATGGTCGTGTTGAattcaatattaaatatatttgaaaaaagatgaatgaagagaaatattcaatgaataaattttatgtttattacttCATTATTTTAGAAAGTTATGAAATACAGCAATATATCTAACCTGATTAATTGTGTCAAGAAACATGGTATTGTCATGTGTATCTTCTACCAAAATAAAGGACTGGCCTCCCTGTTTCTTCTTATCTCTATCTAATAAATTTAAGTGATACATAGGCACCCTAAACCTTATTAAACAAGAAATCTGaagatatttgatttttctgctaactcaaaaacaaccaaaaacattTAATTACTTTTAAGCCATCAATTTTAGCCATTTTAAGAGAGAAACTTAGCAAACTAACATTTTAATCAAATCTCTGGATCTTACTACCACATCACCTTAAAGTAATATGGGAATGATTTAAGGTAGTCATTATAGTCAAGAAATGAGCAATGTCTGGTTATAAGAAAACGGGCAGTGTTCCTCTAGATAGTATTTCACAGgcaaaatgaaatatatgtatattacagtATAAGTATGTGTGTTAAACACATCAAAAATTTACAAGTGAAGTAAAGCTCTTATTTCTCATAAATTATGTTGCATGCCCTTACTTCCTCAAAGAATAGAATTGTAAGCCCCTGCCTTAACATGTACCAGTAAGGTACCATGAAAATGTATTTGCTACCTTACTGACAGTCATCCTCAGAATCTCACCTGGATGTTGTACAATTGGCTGCCTTAGGACTCACTGGTCCCCTGGAAAACCATGATCATCTTTGGTTGAATGGAAATCTTTGGTTGGATTATGTTTCATTCTAACATACAAAGAACATTAGGGAGTTAGTCACAGGATGAGTTTGACAGTAAAGTACAGGTATCATAGGTATTTAATATCCAAGGCTTCCCACTAGACCCTCAATTTCATTGTAATTCTAATCCCAAGGGAGCAACGTTTAATGACTGAGTATATAGAAGTGTAGAATTAAATGCGCATTATTTGATGACCCATGAGGTTAAGAATACTATTCTATTGTATCTGATCTATTTCATGtagaatattttcaaaacttttcaACATAGTTTTACCAGAagtttcatatttgttttttacAAATTATATAGAAAATTTCAATCTATGCTTTTAATGATACGTTCCTTCTTTTGTTTATGAAGTTAATGATTTGCTAATGTTAAAAATAGATACAATTTATTTTGGTTCCTGACCTCCTGCACTTTCTTATCCCATTTATTCCTATCCTggactcaggattttttttttttgtttgtttcattatgtTACACATTTAATTTAATCTTATGCAACTGTGCCAAAATCAGATGAGATTTATCCATTGGAAATTGATAAGGTAAGCAGTGAGCATACAATTTAAAGCGTCAAATCCCTCTTTCCTTGTATCTCCCCAGAGCAAAAAGCCAAGCATTATGGGTTCCTCCATCACACCCCATCTGTTGGCAGACTGTGGTCAACTGTAATTAGTGAAAATCAATTTTTGTAGTTCCGTATATGGGTTAGAGGATGATATTTTGGAACCCTTATGTACActattctttttctcctatattctttctgtttctcaggaTTTTCCAAACTTTAAAGAATAAGATCTAAATGTCTTTTCTAAGACTAAAacacttttcatttatttaagtgtGTTTGGGGCAGacataagttctctctctctctctctctctctctctctctctctctctctctctattggctattttatttatttatatttcaaatgttatacctttTCTGGGTTTCCTCTCTACAACCCCCCTATACCATCCTCCCTTCCCGCTTATCCTATGAAGGAGTTCCCCCATGCAGTCACCCACTCCACCTTACTCCCCTACCATTCCACTAATTGGGATCTAGTTGGGGCATATAGTTTCCACAGAATGAAAGGgtccccctcccattgatgccagataaggcaattctctgctacataagaagctggagccatgtgtccctccatgagtactttttggttgctggtttagtccttgggacctctgggggatctggtgggttgatattgtttttcttatacAATTgtaaaaccccttcagcttcagTCTTTCCCATCACTCCTCTATTGAGATCCCTGCATACACAAGTTTCTGAATTCACTAAAGTTCAATAGAAATAGAAGTTTCTCTTGTATAGCTAAAAGTTgcatccatcacacacacacacacacacacacacacacacacacacacacttcttcacaGCAATTTAATGCAGTGTAATTTTAGTTAGGCAGTAGAATTAACTCTTCCAAAGCCTATAACTTCCCATGATATAGGTTTTTAAATGGCCTTAATTAACAAGCATGGATTACTTATGCAGTGGCCCTTAAATCCAGGTACTAAGCAATCTCTTCCTCCTATAACATTTAACATTTGTGCCATCATTGcatggagatctctctctctctctctctctctctctctctctctctctctctctctctctctctctctccctctatatatatatacacagacacatacacacacacacacacacacacacacacacacacacacacacatccatctccATCATACCATCCATTACTTGCTCCCTTTCTACAAGGATAACAGAGGCTCCCCTTCAGTATCACCTGACCTTGGAACATCCACTTGCAGCAGGTCTAAGTGCAACCATGCTAACTAAAATCCAGTTGGGGGAAGGGATCCAATGTTAGACAACCAAGTCAGAGATAGCATTCATTCTAATAGTTAGGGtgcacacatgaagaccaagatgtaTACCTGCAATAAAATTTTACAAGGCCTAGGTT
The Mus pahari unplaced genomic scaffold, PAHARI_EIJ_v1.1 scaffold_9068_1, whole genome shotgun sequence DNA segment above includes these coding regions:
- the LOC110315250 gene encoding olfactory receptor 7G2-like → MEPANQTGISEFFLIGLIYVPELQPLFFNLFLSMYLITIIGNLLIILAVSKDSRLHTPMYFFLCNLSFTDICTSTTTVPKLLLNIQVHDQSITYIGCLSQVCFILTFCVLESCLLTVMAYDRYVAICQPLRYTIIMNPFLCICLVLLSLLISTINALLHTLLVLPLSFCTEQNVPNFFCELGQITKLSCSDTFINILFIYTATIVFSVIPLSGIIFSYIQIVSSILKIPSVGGRHKAFSTCGSHLSVVSLFYGTGLGVYMNASVSNSSISNVITSMMYSVVPQMLNPFIYSLRSKEIKGSLRQLIIGIICFL